One window of Macrococcus sp. 19Msa1099 genomic DNA carries:
- a CDS encoding GNAT family N-acetyltransferase has protein sequence MILYRKFLQKGDSMLKQVYEINDEILELLLLADPSIEMINRYISESSMYILEQSKPIGVVVLKEVSESTIEIMNIAVSEAYHGKGYGKVMLEEAEKIAKHSGYDKLIIATANSSLNQLALYQKCGFRIQEIEKDFFINEYKEVIMENGIRAMDKIMLSKVVE, from the coding sequence ATGATATTATACAGAAAATTCTTACAAAAAGGTGATTCGATGTTAAAACAAGTTTATGAAATCAACGATGAAATTTTAGAGTTATTGCTATTAGCTGACCCTTCGATTGAAATGATTAATCGATATATTAGTGAAAGTTCAATGTATATATTAGAACAAAGTAAACCTATTGGTGTTGTCGTATTAAAAGAAGTTAGTGAATCAACCATTGAAATAATGAACATTGCAGTAAGTGAAGCTTATCATGGGAAAGGTTATGGTAAGGTGATGTTAGAAGAAGCGGAGAAAATAGCGAAGCATTCAGGATACGATAAGTTAATCATCGCCACAGCGAACTCAAGTCTGAATCAACTCGCGTTATATCAAAAGTGTGGATTTAGAATTCAAGAAATAGAAAAAGACTTCTTTATCAATGAATATAAAGAAGTCATTATGGAAAATGGTATTAGGGCGATGGATAAGATAATGCTCAGTAAAGTTGTAGAATGA
- a CDS encoding NUDIX domain-containing protein, with protein MSEVWELLDMNRQKTGILHERGITVPDGLYHLVVEIWVQKPNGDLLLTQRHPDKPLGLKWECSRGSAVAGEDGVLAAHRELLEEAGIFAPLDDIQFKGYTMHSHYITETYLYESPTNDITFNLQAEEVVDAKWVAPNEIEQNLDEVIPDLWDRYCKYIKVG; from the coding sequence TTGAGTGAAGTATGGGAACTTCTAGATATGAATAGACAAAAAACTGGTATCCTCCATGAAAGAGGCATTACAGTACCTGATGGATTGTACCATTTAGTAGTAGAAATCTGGGTACAGAAACCAAATGGTGATTTGCTACTTACACAACGTCATCCTGATAAACCACTTGGTTTGAAGTGGGAATGTAGTCGAGGATCTGCTGTTGCAGGAGAAGATGGTGTACTTGCTGCACATCGTGAGTTACTTGAAGAAGCAGGTATATTTGCGCCTTTAGATGATATTCAATTCAAAGGTTATACCATGCATTCACATTATATTACTGAGACTTATCTATACGAATCACCAACCAATGACATTACATTTAATCTTCAGGCTGAAGAAGTTGTTGATGCTAAGTGGGTAGCACCGAATGAAATTGAACAAAATTTAGATGAAGTAATACCAGATTTATGGGATAGATATTGTAAGTATATTAAAGTGGGGTAG
- a CDS encoding phosphotransferase — translation MHIDDLNDHLPGFHFLKLESFNKGWSDDQKYIVTTRDDKYLLRLSSIDRIEDIQLQINLVEQCMDLGLPVQQLVSHGDYHNHYCLLYQWIEGHEAKEILPTLTSEEQYELGLEAGRILKVIHAIPGANQFGWRDFFLKKIERKKSMYLNCEYKYDNDQCLFNVIEKYENRIIDKPVVYHHGDYHVGNMVIDEKGKLWIIDFDRCSIGVPFEEFNRISWCVNTSEVFSRGRVDGYFDGKVHKTFWEVLSVYIATNILSSLPWAVQFGVKEI, via the coding sequence ATGCATATTGATGATTTAAATGATCACTTGCCAGGCTTTCATTTTTTGAAGTTAGAAAGCTTTAACAAGGGTTGGTCGGATGATCAAAAATATATTGTTACAACTCGAGATGATAAGTATCTATTACGTCTTTCTTCTATTGATAGAATAGAGGATATTCAATTGCAAATTAATTTAGTTGAACAGTGTATGGACCTTGGACTTCCAGTGCAACAATTAGTATCACACGGCGACTATCATAATCATTATTGTTTACTATACCAATGGATTGAAGGTCATGAAGCTAAAGAAATATTACCGACATTAACTTCAGAAGAACAATATGAGCTTGGTCTTGAAGCCGGGAGAATATTGAAAGTCATTCATGCTATACCTGGCGCAAATCAGTTTGGATGGCGTGACTTTTTTCTAAAGAAAATCGAACGTAAGAAATCAATGTATCTAAACTGTGAATATAAATATGATAACGATCAGTGTTTATTTAATGTAATAGAAAAGTATGAAAATCGTATCATCGATAAACCTGTTGTCTACCACCACGGCGATTATCATGTTGGGAATATGGTCATTGATGAAAAAGGTAAACTGTGGATTATTGATTTTGACAGATGTAGTATCGGTGTACCATTTGAAGAATTCAATCGTATCAGCTGGTGTGTAAATACGAGTGAGGTATTTAGTAGAGGGCGCGTTGATGGATATTTTGATGGTAAAGTACATAAGACATTTTGGGAAGTATTATCTGTTTATATTGCTACGAATATCTTATCTTCATTACCATGGGCAGTCCAATTCGGTGTCAAAGAAATATAA